The sequence AGATAAAGTCAATTGTTGCATCGCTGCAGCCAATCCTTCCAATCAAGTTTGAGAAAGTGATAATTGAATTAAGGATTCCCGCAAAGCACGCTGCCCGCGCTTATGCTGTTGTCAAAGGGCACGAGATTGTTTTGGCTGACTGGATGCCTGACGGAAGCCTCTCTGCAAAGTTGAAGATGCCTGCAGGGCTTCAGGAGAAGTTCTTTGACGAGCTCAACAAGATTGCGCACGGGGATTTCACCTCAAAAGTGGAAAGGGAGTGAATGGCAAAAAGAGAGTTAATGTCAAAAATTTAAATTAAAAAGGCAAAAAATTTTACATTAAAAAGTTTACATTAAAAAGAAAACAGAAAATTTGGAGTTGATATGAAAATGGGCAAAATACTTTTGGAAGACAAGGAGATAGTTGTTCCCGGAGACATAATTGCAGAAGGAATGGATTTCATTCCCGGCACAGGAACATTCAGGGAAGGCGAGAACATAATCTCAGCAAGGCTCGGGATGATAAGCGTGAGCGGGAGCTTAATCAAGCTTGTTCCGCTTTCAGGAAAATACATGCCGAAAATCGGCGATACAATAGTGTGCAAAGTCATTGATGTCAGCATGAGCGGATGGAGAGTTGACACAAACTCAGCCTATTCAGCAATGCTCTCAATGAAGGATGCAAGCTCAAGGTACATAAGCAGGGGCGCTGACCTGACCAAGTATTTCAAGATTGGGGACTACCTCCTCGCAAAAGTGATAAATGTCACATCGCAGAAGCTTGTGGACATGACTATGAAGGGTCCCGGGCTCAGGAAGCTTATCGGAGGAATTGTAATCGCAGTAAGCCCTTCAAAGGTTCCAAGGATTATCGGAAAAAACGGCTCAATGGTTTCAATAATAAAGGAAGCCACAAACTGCAATATTGTCGTAGGGCAGAACGGGCTTGTATTTCTTCAGGGAGCGCCCGCTGATGCAGTAAAGGCAGTCAATGCAATCAGGAAGATTGAGAATGAAGCCCACATCTCAGGGCTTACAGAAAGGATGGAGAAGGCATTGAACTACACTCCAAGGCCTGAAAGCGAGAGGATTTCCAGCCCTGAAAGCGAGTCAGAAAGTTATGGCAATGGCGAAGGCTATGAAAGAAGAGAGGAAAGAAGAGAGGAGCGAAGGCCATACCATGAGCACAGGGAATACGGAAGCGGAAATGAGCACAGGTTCGCAAGCACCAGGCAAGACAGCTTCAGAAGAGGAAGCGAGGGAAGCCCAGAGGGGAATTCTGAAAAGAATCCTGAAAATGGAAATTCAGGGCAAGAATCCCATGAGCAGCATTTCAGCGAAGAAGAGCAATTTTAGGTAATGATTTGAAAGGTGATCAATTTGAGTTACGAAAAAAGATTGGACGGAAGAAAATTTGATGAATTAAGGCCGATTTCTGCAAAGGCAGGGGTAATCCCCAGGGCAGACGGCTCAGCATATTTCAAGATGGGCAAGACTGAAGCCTATGCAGCTGTATACGGGCCAAGGAACCTTTTCCCAAAATTCATGCAGGATCCTGAAAAGGGGATTCTCAGATGCAGGTATAACATGATGCCATTTTCAGGCGCGGGGGAAAGGGTAAGGCCTGGAGGCTCAAGAAGGTCAAAGGAAATCTCAATGGTTACAGAGAAGGCGCTCCTTCCTGTTCTTGACCTTAGCGATTTTCCCAATTCAGTTGTGGATGTTTTCATTGAGCTCTCTCAGACAGATGCCGGCTCAAGGTGCGCAGGGATTTGCGCAGCAGCAATTGCCCTGGCAGATGCAGGGCTTGCAATGAGGGATCTGCCTGTTGCAGTTGCAGTTGGAAAGGTTGATGACAGGGTTCTTGTGGACCTCAACTATGAGGAAGAGGCATTTGAGGGAGAGGTTTCAGATATTCCAGTGTGCGTAATTCCAAGAAACTGGGAAATCTCACTTTTGCAGATGGACGGGGAGATAAAAAAGGAGCAGCTTATGGACGCCCTTTCACTCCTCAAAAAGGCAGTCCCCCAGATTCACAAAATCCAGAGGGATGCTCTAAGGGAAAAATTCAGGAAATTAGGGGAAGGGATTGAAGAAGCAAAAACAGAGGAAAACTAAAAGGCGATTGATATGGATGAAGATCTCAAGGAACAGATAAAAAAGGCGCTTTCAGAGGAAGTCAGGCTTGACGGAAGAAAGCCCATGGAATACAGAAGCATTGAAGTTGAAACAGGAATAATAGAGACAGCAGAGGGCTCTGCAAAAGTTAAAATCGGGGAAACCGAAGTGCTTTGCGGGGTTAAAATGGAGATTGGAACTCCTTACCCGGACACGCCGGCAGAAGGGACAATCGCAGTCAATGTAGAACTCCTGCCGCTTTCAAACCCGGACTTTGAATCAGGCCCTCCTGGGGAACAGGCAGTTGAGGTTGCAAGGGTTGTGGATAGGGGAATAAGGGAGGCAAAGGCAGTTGATTTGAAAAAGCTGTGCATAAAGGAAAATGAGAAGGTATGGATGGTCAATATTGACTTATGCACAATAAACGATTCAGGAAACTTAATAGACGCTTCAGGGATTGCCGCTCTTGCAGCTCTTATGAATGCAAGGTTCCCAAAATATGACGGCGAAAAGATAGACTACCATAAAAAGACAGATGAAAGGCTTCCCATGGCAAGGCTGCCCCTTCCATGCACAGTATTAAAGCTGGGGAACAAATTCTTTGTGGACCCAAGCTCTGAAGAAGAAAAGGTTTCAGAGGTCAGGCTTACTGCCTCAATAACAGAGAAGGGGACAATATGCGCCCTCCAGAAAGGCGGAGAGCACCCGCTTACAATGGAAGACATTTCAAGCATGCTGGATATTGCAATCAGCAAAGCAGATGAGATAAGGAAGGCAATAAAGGGCAAAATTTAAGAAAGACAGCCAAAAACTAACCTTTAATCAGGTTTATCAGGAGATGGTTTCATGAAAAAGCAGAAGGAAGAAGCGGAAGTTCAGGTTTACACAAAATATGAAAGGGCGAGAATGATAGGAAGCAGGGCTCTTCAGATAGCAATGGGCGCCCCTTTTATGATAAAGATGGGGCAGGAAGAGCTTGAAAAAGTCAGGTATGACCCTGTAAAGATTGCAGAGATGGAGTCAGAAAAGGGATTAATCCCGATGACTGTGAGAAGGCCAATGCCTCTCCCCAAGAAAAAAACCGTTTCTGCGCCGAAGCCCGAATTTTCCGAGGAAAAGGAAGAACAGAAAGAGGAGTAAATTTTTAAAATATTTAAATATTTTTTTTTTAGATA is a genomic window of Candidatus Woesearchaeota archaeon containing:
- a CDS encoding exosome complex exonuclease Rrp41 (involved in the 3' to 5' degradation of a variety of RNA species; forms a trimer of heterodimers (hexamer) with Rrp42; Rrp41 is the catalytically active subunit) — protein: MSYEKRLDGRKFDELRPISAKAGVIPRADGSAYFKMGKTEAYAAVYGPRNLFPKFMQDPEKGILRCRYNMMPFSGAGERVRPGGSRRSKEISMVTEKALLPVLDLSDFPNSVVDVFIELSQTDAGSRCAGICAAAIALADAGLAMRDLPVAVAVGKVDDRVLVDLNYEEEAFEGEVSDIPVCVIPRNWEISLLQMDGEIKKEQLMDALSLLKKAVPQIHKIQRDALREKFRKLGEGIEEAKTEEN
- a CDS encoding DNA-directed RNA polymerase subunit K; the encoded protein is MKKQKEEAEVQVYTKYERARMIGSRALQIAMGAPFMIKMGQEELEKVRYDPVKIAEMESEKGLIPMTVRRPMPLPKKKTVSAPKPEFSEEKEEQKEE
- the rrp42 gene encoding exosome complex protein Rrp42, which translates into the protein MDEDLKEQIKKALSEEVRLDGRKPMEYRSIEVETGIIETAEGSAKVKIGETEVLCGVKMEIGTPYPDTPAEGTIAVNVELLPLSNPDFESGPPGEQAVEVARVVDRGIREAKAVDLKKLCIKENEKVWMVNIDLCTINDSGNLIDASGIAALAALMNARFPKYDGEKIDYHKKTDERLPMARLPLPCTVLKLGNKFFVDPSSEEEKVSEVRLTASITEKGTICALQKGGEHPLTMEDISSMLDIAISKADEIRKAIKGKI
- the rrp4 gene encoding exosome complex RNA-binding protein Rrp4; this translates as MKMGKILLEDKEIVVPGDIIAEGMDFIPGTGTFREGENIISARLGMISVSGSLIKLVPLSGKYMPKIGDTIVCKVIDVSMSGWRVDTNSAYSAMLSMKDASSRYISRGADLTKYFKIGDYLLAKVINVTSQKLVDMTMKGPGLRKLIGGIVIAVSPSKVPRIIGKNGSMVSIIKEATNCNIVVGQNGLVFLQGAPADAVKAVNAIRKIENEAHISGLTERMEKALNYTPRPESERISSPESESESYGNGEGYERREERREERRPYHEHREYGSGNEHRFASTRQDSFRRGSEGSPEGNSEKNPENGNSGQESHEQHFSEEEQF